In Syntrophomonas wolfei subsp. wolfei str. Goettingen G311, a single window of DNA contains:
- a CDS encoding FAD-dependent oxidoreductase, translated as MKALEIKENVFYVGVQDYDLRVFDIVMRTEYGTSYNAYLVKGREKTVLVETVKDKFFDEYIKDLQEIVKLSEIDYLIMNHTEPDHSGSVEKLLELIPGLTILGSQTAIRFLKEISNKNFSSRELNHGDELDLGGKTLRFISAPFLHWPDSMYSYLPEDKILFTCDSFGSHYADEKVFNDLIDFDFTDAYKYYFDMIMGPFKPYVLEALEKIKDLEFDVICPGHGPVLRQNLDYYIELYRQWSTPVEVAEGEKKPSIVLAYVTAYGYTEMIADSLLEGISMMGDFDIKRYNLVEGGLEEVLQSIDQADGLLVGSPTINGDALPPIWDLITRLSPITHSDKVALAFGAYGWSGEAVPSIESRLNALRMKVLPGFRVNFKPSARQLEDAFTLGMEFARAVMEKGQDKSKIRWRCLVCGHIHVGEEPPAICPACGVGPENFVQMPLEDEFLNDTSEHFVIIGSGIAALSAAQAIRQRNRTAAITMLTEEEALPYYRPALSDFLGEDLPDKRLYVFNAAWYQENAIEVKTGFKVNSIDTAARKVSGDNGENLTYNKLIVASGARSNIPPFPGVEKEGVFALRNLKDAIKLKEAIKTSKKAVVIGGGVLGLEAVWEMVSAGLEVSVVEFGERLMPRQLDDSSSARLADIIRSKGVQLYLGKATEEILGEARASGVRLNDGQVLEADLVLLSTGVKPNVELAQEAGLEIKQGIVVDEKMRSSVPDVYAAGDVAQHGERMIGLWPIAMEMGRIAGAAAAGDWLEYKEPRISTMLVAFDKEIFSIGEVNLPPEQCRVVEVKDPIEDYYKKSFIKDGVLVGEIIIASWVDSSESVQKLGRDKSGKQRHNRWKCRLCGYIHEGPEPPDICPVCGAPKDMFDPID; from the coding sequence GTGAAGGCACTGGAAATTAAGGAGAATGTATTTTATGTAGGAGTTCAGGATTATGATTTAAGAGTATTTGACATTGTTATGCGAACCGAGTATGGTACCAGCTACAATGCCTATCTGGTAAAGGGCAGGGAAAAGACCGTTTTAGTTGAAACCGTCAAGGACAAGTTTTTTGACGAGTACATCAAGGATCTTCAAGAAATAGTAAAACTCTCAGAAATTGATTATTTGATTATGAACCATACCGAACCTGACCATTCCGGATCAGTGGAAAAGCTGCTGGAATTGATTCCGGGATTAACTATTCTGGGCAGTCAGACCGCCATCAGATTCCTCAAGGAAATAAGCAACAAGAATTTTTCCTCCCGAGAATTAAATCATGGAGATGAACTGGATTTGGGGGGGAAGACCCTGCGTTTCATAAGTGCACCTTTTTTGCATTGGCCAGACAGTATGTACAGCTACCTGCCGGAGGATAAGATACTTTTCACCTGCGATTCTTTCGGCAGTCACTATGCGGATGAAAAGGTATTCAACGACCTGATTGACTTTGATTTTACGGATGCCTATAAATACTATTTTGATATGATAATGGGTCCTTTTAAGCCATATGTTCTGGAAGCTTTGGAAAAGATCAAAGATCTGGAATTTGATGTTATCTGCCCGGGCCATGGACCGGTACTGCGGCAGAACCTGGATTATTACATTGAGCTCTACCGGCAATGGTCAACACCGGTGGAAGTAGCTGAAGGGGAGAAAAAACCGTCCATAGTCCTGGCTTACGTTACGGCTTATGGCTATACGGAAATGATTGCTGACAGCCTTTTGGAGGGTATCAGCATGATGGGGGATTTTGATATCAAGCGCTATAACCTGGTAGAGGGTGGGCTGGAGGAGGTCTTGCAGAGTATTGATCAGGCTGATGGACTACTGGTGGGTTCTCCTACTATCAACGGGGATGCCCTGCCACCTATCTGGGATCTTATCACCCGGCTTTCTCCTATCACGCATTCGGACAAGGTAGCTCTGGCTTTCGGAGCTTACGGCTGGAGTGGTGAGGCGGTTCCTTCTATTGAAAGCCGTCTTAATGCCTTGCGTATGAAAGTTCTTCCTGGTTTTCGGGTCAATTTTAAGCCCTCGGCTCGTCAGCTGGAGGATGCCTTCACTTTGGGGATGGAATTCGCCCGGGCCGTAATGGAAAAGGGGCAGGATAAAAGTAAAATTCGCTGGCGCTGCCTGGTTTGCGGGCATATCCATGTTGGGGAGGAACCCCCTGCCATTTGCCCGGCCTGTGGTGTAGGACCGGAAAACTTTGTGCAGATGCCGCTGGAAGACGAATTTTTAAACGATACTTCCGAGCATTTTGTAATAATCGGCAGCGGAATTGCTGCTCTCTCTGCCGCCCAGGCCATAAGACAGCGCAACCGCACCGCCGCCATAACTATGTTAACTGAAGAAGAAGCCCTGCCTTATTACCGCCCGGCTCTTTCTGACTTTTTAGGCGAGGACCTGCCGGATAAGCGGCTCTATGTTTTCAATGCCGCCTGGTACCAGGAGAATGCCATCGAAGTAAAAACCGGATTTAAAGTAAACTCCATTGATACTGCGGCCAGAAAAGTAAGCGGGGATAATGGCGAAAATTTGACTTATAACAAGTTGATAGTGGCCAGCGGTGCCCGCAGTAATATTCCTCCTTTCCCGGGTGTGGAAAAAGAGGGCGTTTTTGCCCTACGTAACCTGAAAGATGCGATAAAACTTAAAGAAGCAATTAAGACAAGTAAAAAAGCGGTAGTAATCGGTGGCGGAGTCCTGGGTTTGGAGGCTGTTTGGGAGATGGTATCCGCCGGGCTGGAAGTGTCCGTGGTGGAATTTGGTGAACGGCTTATGCCCCGGCAACTGGATGATTCATCCTCTGCGCGCCTGGCGGATATTATTCGTTCTAAAGGAGTCCAACTATACCTGGGTAAGGCTACGGAAGAGATTCTGGGTGAAGCCAGGGCCAGTGGAGTACGCCTGAATGATGGGCAGGTCCTGGAAGCTGACCTGGTTCTCCTCTCAACGGGGGTAAAGCCCAATGTAGAATTGGCTCAGGAAGCAGGCCTGGAAATCAAGCAGGGAATAGTGGTTGATGAGAAGATGCGCAGCAGTGTTCCTGATGTTTATGCCGCAGGCGATGTTGCCCAACATGGAGAAAGAATGATTGGCCTGTGGCCAATAGCCATGGAGATGGGACGAATCGCCGGGGCAGCGGCGGCCGGGGATTGGCTGGAATACAAGGAACCGCGGATATCCACCATGCTGGTGGCCTTTGATAAAGAAATATTTTCCATAGGGGAGGTTAACCTGCCGCCTGAGCAGTGCCGGGTGGTAGAGGTCAAGGACCCGATTGAGGATTACTATAAGAAGAGCTTTATAAAAGATGGAGTTCTGGTGGGCGAGATTATAATTGCATCGTGGGTAGATAGCAGTGAATCCGTGCAAAAATTGGGACGTGACAAGAGTGGCAAACAGCGCCATAACCGCTGGAAATGTCGGCTTTGCGGCTATATCCACGAGGGACCGGAGCCTCCGGACATTTGCCCGGTATGTGGTGCACCCAAAGATATGTTTGACCCGATTGATTAA
- a CDS encoding DUF7507 domain-containing protein: MSFPTIPDITPTISINRSDVINLLLASIAFEELGLAHIINAEAEKIQYILGTLSEQVPTEPPTQDDLIEINKSVNQTLRTVIKNQMLLQFKLEDLIVENPLPSITIKKYVSGDGGVTWYDADSPPGPTIDPEQVPMFRFVITNTGNVILTGVTVTDSVLGLISTGGILPPGAFFEEYRSGEYLGGDQSNTATVIGYYLDQQVEDSDVAYYTEPT; encoded by the coding sequence ATGTCATTTCCAACTATACCCGATATTACTCCAACTATTAGTATTAATAGGAGCGATGTTATTAATCTGCTTTTAGCATCAATCGCCTTCGAAGAGCTGGGACTGGCTCACATCATTAATGCTGAAGCCGAAAAAATCCAGTATATTTTAGGAACTCTATCGGAGCAAGTTCCTACCGAACCTCCAACCCAGGATGATTTAATAGAGATTAATAAAAGCGTCAACCAGACTCTAAGGACAGTCATTAAAAATCAAATGCTGCTGCAATTTAAACTGGAAGATTTAATAGTAGAAAACCCACTACCATCAATAACAATAAAGAAATATGTTTCCGGCGACGGTGGGGTAACCTGGTATGATGCAGATAGCCCCCCGGGACCAACTATAGATCCAGAACAAGTTCCCATGTTTAGATTTGTCATAACTAACACGGGCAATGTAATCCTAACCGGTGTAACTGTAACCGATTCAGTATTGGGTCTGATTTCAACAGGAGGAATATTGCCACCCGGAGCATTCTTCGAAGAGTATCGTTCCGGCGAATACTTGGGAGGAGATCAAAGCAATACAGCAACAGTTATTGGATATTATTTAGATCAACAGGTTGAAGACTCCGATGTTGCATACTATACTGAGCCAACATAA
- a CDS encoding RNA polymerase sigma factor — MYDFSRESEFERMYEDYFSKIYNYIFYRLLHREQTEELVSDIFLKVVVHLDSFQPGKASFNTWIFTIARNSLTDYYHKSKIIISINDEGFPESALAVDIDQQCRLIEDEERQELYRALVLLNDQQRNVIALKYYGGFNNREISRITGINESTVSSLCTRGIKKLQTLLNATR; from the coding sequence TTGTATGATTTCAGCCGAGAATCCGAATTTGAGCGCATGTATGAGGATTATTTCTCCAAAATATACAACTACATTTTTTATCGTCTTCTGCATAGAGAACAAACGGAGGAATTGGTCAGCGATATTTTCCTGAAGGTAGTTGTCCATTTGGATAGCTTTCAACCCGGCAAAGCATCTTTTAACACCTGGATTTTTACCATTGCCCGCAACTCACTGACGGATTATTACCACAAAAGCAAGATCATAATCAGTATTAATGACGAAGGCTTTCCTGAATCCGCTCTGGCCGTAGATATTGATCAACAATGCCGGCTTATCGAAGACGAAGAGCGGCAGGAGTTATACCGGGCCCTGGTTTTATTAAACGACCAGCAAAGAAATGTTATAGCTCTAAAATACTATGGCGGTTTCAACAATCGGGAAATATCACGCATAACGGGAATTAATGAAAGCACGGTTTCCAGCCTTTGTACCAGGGGTATAAAAAAACTGCAAACCTTGCTGAATGCTACCCGGTAA
- a CDS encoding gamma-glutamylcysteine synthetase-like protein produces MRNGKPMMRSSAKALIYRLFIDKFAGKGEPCIGVEIEMPVVNLACRAVEPGFIAAMLDLLKQRFAFTPTRFDQNGFPIEAVNLQQDAFSFETTFNTIEFAMAKKPGIDQIAANFYSYVTALQELAHEHHHLICGMGINPYAAYADSKPLNSPVMLAKTEFLKNFTSHHDGEIFHAFSAACQTHLDVELTQLPDLLNLLGKLAFVDAMLFANSLPFIYAGNRNFTARLPASLQREMAHPTLCFRDILWRLCEAPNVRPYDRDYASLEEVVKHLLDLKIFITSDGSSGFKAIPPVRFADYIARDRWSEADLSCFRSLEPVAVSRHGTVEIRQTCTQPLADSFAPAAFYTGIAENITVASELVHDFWQDNQINISNSQLRRQAVSREMTIPADRLQEFINNLLAIAAAGLKKRKRGEDKYLGRFLKPDHELKNPAQRQLDLLQEGWSIQEIMSACSALDESGNSIWTNDMNRGKGEADGLPV; encoded by the coding sequence ATGAGAAACGGAAAGCCGATGATGAGGAGTAGTGCCAAGGCCTTAATTTACCGCCTGTTTATTGACAAGTTTGCGGGCAAAGGCGAGCCCTGTATAGGGGTGGAAATTGAAATGCCGGTGGTGAATCTGGCCTGCCGGGCGGTGGAGCCTGGGTTTATTGCCGCCATGCTGGATTTGCTGAAGCAGCGCTTCGCTTTCACCCCTACGCGCTTTGACCAGAACGGTTTTCCCATCGAAGCGGTTAACCTGCAGCAGGATGCCTTTTCCTTTGAAACCACCTTTAACACCATTGAATTCGCCATGGCTAAAAAACCGGGTATCGACCAAATCGCCGCCAATTTTTATAGCTATGTGACAGCTTTGCAGGAATTGGCGCATGAGCATCATCACCTCATCTGCGGAATGGGCATCAATCCTTATGCGGCTTATGCCGACAGCAAACCGCTTAATTCCCCGGTTATGCTGGCCAAGACGGAGTTCTTGAAAAACTTTACCAGCCATCATGACGGAGAAATATTCCATGCTTTCTCGGCTGCCTGCCAAACCCATCTCGATGTCGAACTGACCCAGTTGCCGGATTTATTGAATCTGCTGGGCAAGCTGGCCTTTGTCGATGCCATGCTATTCGCCAATTCATTGCCTTTTATCTATGCCGGCAACCGTAATTTCACTGCTCGGCTGCCTGCCTCATTGCAGCGTGAAATGGCCCATCCGACCCTGTGTTTCCGCGACATATTGTGGCGCTTATGTGAAGCACCCAATGTCCGGCCTTATGACCGGGATTATGCTTCCCTTGAGGAGGTTGTAAAGCATTTGCTGGATCTGAAGATCTTCATCACCAGTGACGGTTCCAGTGGATTCAAGGCCATCCCGCCGGTGAGATTTGCCGATTATATTGCTAGAGACCGCTGGTCTGAAGCGGATCTTTCCTGTTTTCGCTCCCTGGAACCGGTAGCCGTCAGCCGCCATGGTACCGTTGAAATCAGGCAAACCTGCACCCAACCCCTGGCGGATAGTTTTGCCCCGGCCGCTTTTTATACGGGTATTGCCGAAAATATTACCGTTGCCAGCGAACTGGTGCATGACTTCTGGCAGGATAACCAGATTAACATCAGCAACTCCCAATTACGCCGACAGGCAGTAAGCCGGGAAATGACCATTCCCGCCGATCGGCTGCAGGAATTTATTAATAATCTGCTGGCAATTGCCGCCGCCGGGCTGAAAAAACGGAAACGGGGGGAAGATAAATACCTGGGGCGATTCCTCAAACCGGATCACGAGCTTAAGAACCCGGCGCAAAGGCAGCTTGATTTGCTGCAGGAGGGCTGGTCTATCCAAGAAATCATGTCGGCCTGTAGTGCACTGGATGAATCGGGAAACAGCATCTGGACCAATGATATGAACAGAGGAAAGGGTGAAGCGGATGGACTACCAGTATAG
- a CDS encoding SpoIIE family protein phosphatase: MSIGKKILFSLLGLSLLVTLLLCAISIYGFNDIKATFQQENKSAIDDLYEKNVAEITKSSSKLAISLANYYAQTINIDFERIMGELNTMKGDIETLYNSGGTTHAIPISRYEEYIISQAAHPSRQEVNRTLNVLSAATPMFDNILKIEPKISLAYLVLENGMVISSTKTFYPAVEKADMRTRDWYKDAVKAGTVNWSDLYTGTDNRSYVTCATPIHDKKGQLVGVLAFDLRVSEISEKTLNTSDNTYIAAFIMNRQGHVLLSSLDVKATEKQPYFEKFIKNIDLKTTISDYYSDDSSIIGYAPIKSTDWLLVTVLDYEMMMAPVQAVAESVSATGAKMEQVISDETRRVFFIFLIIILVSLPLVFMTATRLSRSITRPVEILADGARVIGEGNLDYEFADLGTDEMGMLATTFNGMIVRLKEYMEAVARSAADKQRLESELEVARDIQLGMLPQQIDCPGYDITGMMVPAKEVGGDFYDFFMLNDQKLCSVVADVSGKGVGAALFMTVAKMVLKTAAQAHNITVDKLLSTANNLLCQENPAELFVTAYVGIMDINSGEIAYACAGHNPPVIVHPDGSSEFVPVKPKLPLAAMEGIQYPIMYTQLQTGETLVLYTDGVTEATNLDEELYGDARLLAALPSVKRLSAPEIIEGIKSNVDIFVGEAPQFDDITIVAIRKIS, translated from the coding sequence ATGAGCATTGGTAAAAAGATATTGTTTTCCCTGTTGGGTTTATCATTATTGGTAACTCTGCTGTTGTGTGCCATCTCCATATATGGATTCAACGATATTAAAGCCACCTTTCAGCAAGAGAATAAAAGCGCTATTGATGATCTCTATGAGAAAAATGTTGCTGAAATTACTAAGAGCAGTTCCAAATTGGCGATCTCGCTGGCCAATTACTATGCCCAGACCATCAATATTGATTTCGAACGCATCATGGGTGAGCTTAATACCATGAAAGGGGATATTGAAACCCTGTATAATAGTGGGGGAACCACCCATGCCATCCCTATCAGCCGTTATGAAGAATACATCATCTCCCAGGCCGCCCACCCCAGCCGGCAGGAAGTTAACCGTACCCTTAATGTTCTTAGCGCGGCTACCCCCATGTTCGACAATATCCTGAAGATTGAGCCGAAGATATCCCTGGCTTATTTGGTGCTGGAAAACGGCATGGTTATTTCCAGTACCAAAACCTTTTATCCGGCTGTGGAGAAGGCGGATATGCGTACCCGCGACTGGTATAAGGATGCGGTCAAGGCGGGTACGGTAAACTGGTCCGATCTTTACACCGGCACGGATAATAGAAGTTATGTCACCTGTGCTACCCCTATTCATGACAAAAAGGGCCAATTAGTGGGGGTATTGGCCTTTGATCTGCGGGTCAGCGAGATCTCGGAAAAGACCCTTAATACCAGCGACAATACCTACATCGCGGCCTTCATTATGAACCGGCAGGGCCATGTCCTACTCAGTTCCCTGGATGTAAAGGCCACGGAAAAACAGCCCTATTTTGAAAAATTCATCAAAAACATCGATTTAAAAACGACTATTTCGGATTATTATTCCGATGACAGCTCCATCATCGGCTATGCCCCGATCAAATCCACCGACTGGCTGCTGGTGACGGTGCTGGATTACGAAATGATGATGGCCCCGGTGCAGGCCGTGGCGGAATCAGTGTCCGCTACCGGCGCTAAAATGGAACAGGTAATTAGCGATGAAACCCGCAGGGTTTTCTTTATTTTCCTGATAATCATTCTGGTTTCGCTGCCGCTGGTATTCATGACCGCCACCCGGCTGAGCCGGTCGATTACCCGGCCGGTGGAAATACTGGCCGACGGCGCCCGGGTAATCGGCGAGGGCAACCTGGATTATGAATTTGCCGACCTGGGGACGGATGAAATGGGCATGCTGGCCACCACCTTCAATGGCATGATCGTTCGTCTTAAAGAATACATGGAAGCGGTAGCCCGGTCGGCTGCTGATAAGCAGCGGCTGGAATCAGAGCTGGAGGTAGCCCGCGATATCCAACTGGGTATGCTGCCCCAGCAAATTGACTGCCCCGGTTATGATATTACCGGCATGATGGTGCCCGCCAAGGAAGTGGGTGGTGATTTCTACGATTTCTTCATGCTCAATGATCAAAAACTATGTTCCGTGGTGGCCGATGTCTCCGGCAAAGGCGTGGGGGCAGCATTATTCATGACCGTGGCGAAAATGGTTCTGAAAACTGCGGCCCAGGCCCATAATATTACGGTGGATAAACTGCTCAGCACCGCCAACAACCTGCTCTGCCAGGAGAATCCGGCGGAACTATTCGTGACTGCCTATGTGGGAATTATGGATATTAATAGCGGCGAGATTGCTTATGCCTGCGCCGGGCATAATCCGCCGGTTATCGTCCACCCGGACGGAAGCAGTGAATTCGTACCGGTAAAACCCAAACTGCCTTTGGCAGCTATGGAAGGCATCCAGTACCCGATTATGTACACCCAGCTGCAAACGGGCGAGACCCTGGTTCTTTATACCGATGGAGTAACCGAGGCCACCAACCTGGACGAAGAACTGTATGGCGATGCCCGCTTGCTGGCGGCCCTACCCTCGGTAAAGCGGCTATCCGCGCCGGAAATAATCGAAGGAATCAAGTCGAATGTAGATATATTTGTGGGTGAAGCTCCGCAGTTTGACGACATCACCATTGTCGCCATCCGCAAAATAAGCTGA
- a CDS encoding MATE family efflux transporter, giving the protein MERENMHDNDYLVNHSFQRYLIPSILAILGGNISFMVDHIIAGQVLGSDALAAMSLVNPLFFLLTTLGTLVCVGSSTLASVSMGSEDRSTANKLFTLTMLLILLLGTVFSIVGFIFIEPLVKLLSNDPELYDLVYAYCRGLIPGAICIMAVYLPLNYFRIEGRAFLGMIMFLIMAALDIILDLWFTVVMGMGMLGLALATVISALLAVAIMSPFLFIKGGGYRFAPIGQSLRLVYAIAITGSPPALNNLYTVVRTFVLNMLILAVGGPIAVASFAFVNSVNTLAQAIISGISQTVSPLVGVFYGERDVLSIKKVVFLAFRYGIITMAIFSISISLLAKPICLAFNLSSPEQLHIAVPALIISSISLLGAVVNNIFVYYYMTIGRTSIANRITLFRGFLFIIPAAGAMAQAMGILGIWAAFSISELLTLLMTILTIRKTLLKEQDLRGLLLLNYRDVAEGRFIAFSVDSNNESVLESSDKISEFCTSCKLNSKQSMVISLAIEEILLLMVQHIFAGNKNKSIDVRIFVRDDVTTMRFRCAGRKFNPLDYYQQAMENADTSEALALGESMGLQMITKMTKQVDYTTSLGLNNIIIRI; this is encoded by the coding sequence TTGGAAAGAGAAAATATGCATGATAATGACTACTTGGTCAATCATAGCTTCCAACGCTACCTGATTCCGTCCATATTGGCAATTCTGGGCGGGAATATCAGTTTTATGGTTGACCACATTATTGCCGGACAGGTGTTGGGGAGTGATGCACTGGCGGCGATGAGCCTGGTGAATCCCCTGTTTTTTCTGTTAACCACGCTGGGCACTTTGGTTTGTGTGGGCTCTTCCACGCTGGCCTCGGTTTCGATGGGGAGCGAAGACCGCAGTACCGCCAACAAGCTTTTCACCCTTACCATGCTGCTAATTCTGCTGCTGGGCACTGTATTCAGCATCGTAGGATTCATATTTATCGAACCACTGGTAAAGCTCCTCAGCAACGATCCTGAACTTTATGATCTGGTCTATGCCTATTGTCGGGGCTTAATTCCGGGGGCTATATGCATTATGGCGGTATACCTGCCGCTTAACTATTTTCGGATTGAGGGCCGGGCTTTTCTGGGCATGATTATGTTTTTAATCATGGCCGCGCTGGATATCATCCTTGACCTGTGGTTTACGGTGGTCATGGGCATGGGCATGCTGGGACTGGCCTTGGCTACGGTTATAAGCGCGTTGTTGGCCGTGGCTATAATGTCTCCGTTTCTTTTTATCAAGGGGGGAGGATATCGATTCGCGCCCATCGGCCAATCCTTGCGCCTGGTATACGCGATCGCTATTACCGGTAGCCCCCCGGCGCTAAACAACCTGTACACCGTAGTCAGAACCTTTGTATTGAATATGCTCATACTGGCCGTAGGCGGACCGATTGCCGTTGCTAGTTTTGCCTTTGTCAACAGTGTCAACACCCTGGCCCAGGCCATTATCTCCGGGATATCTCAGACCGTATCTCCGCTGGTGGGCGTTTTTTACGGTGAACGCGATGTGCTGAGCATAAAAAAAGTGGTGTTTTTAGCCTTCCGCTACGGCATCATAACCATGGCGATATTCAGTATTTCAATATCCCTGTTGGCCAAACCGATCTGTTTGGCGTTTAATCTTAGTTCGCCCGAGCAGCTGCACATAGCAGTACCGGCCCTGATCATATCTTCGATCAGTTTGCTGGGAGCAGTGGTAAACAATATTTTCGTATATTATTACATGACAATTGGCCGAACCAGTATTGCCAACCGGATCACTTTGTTCCGGGGCTTTTTGTTCATTATTCCGGCCGCCGGTGCCATGGCTCAGGCCATGGGGATACTTGGCATATGGGCCGCCTTTTCCATCAGCGAACTGCTCACCCTGCTGATGACTATCCTTACGATCAGAAAAACCTTGCTCAAGGAACAGGATTTGCGCGGTTTACTGTTGTTAAATTATCGGGATGTTGCGGAAGGAAGGTTTATTGCCTTTTCCGTTGACAGCAATAACGAGTCGGTCTTGGAGAGTTCAGATAAAATCAGCGAGTTCTGTACATCCTGCAAGCTTAATTCCAAACAATCCATGGTCATAAGCTTGGCGATTGAAGAAATACTCCTGTTGATGGTACAGCACATCTTTGCCGGCAACAAAAATAAATCAATTGATGTACGGATATTTGTCCGGGACGATGTCACCACCATGCGCTTCCGCTGTGCGGGCCGGAAATTCAATCCCCTGGATTATTACCAGCAGGCCATGGAGAATGCCGATACTTCCGAAGCCCTGGCCCTGGGTGAAAGCATGGGGCTCCAGATGATTACCAAAATGACCAAACAGGTGGATTATACTACCAGCCTCGGTTTGAACAACATTATTATCAGAATCTGA
- a CDS encoding STAS domain-containing protein, whose protein sequence is MDIKKTQEDRKLTIALAGRLDSNSAPQLEAELKESVVDINDLVLDFAELVYLSSAGLRVILAAQKQMNKQGRMVIVKVNETIMEIFEITGFVEIITIEK, encoded by the coding sequence ATGGACATTAAAAAAACTCAGGAAGACCGCAAACTGACTATAGCCTTGGCGGGACGGCTGGACAGCAATAGCGCTCCCCAGTTGGAAGCAGAGCTGAAAGAGAGCGTAGTCGATATAAATGATCTGGTTTTGGACTTTGCCGAACTGGTTTACCTTTCCAGTGCGGGGCTGCGCGTCATTCTGGCGGCTCAGAAGCAGATGAACAAGCAAGGCCGGATGGTGATTGTCAAGGTGAATGAGACCATCATGGAAATATTCGAAATCACCGGCTTTGTGGAGATTATTACCATAGAAAAATAA
- a CDS encoding peptidoglycan-binding domain-containing protein, whose amino-acid sequence MNEKKWVAFVLGATSVCLLVLMTINIIVDPFMQYHSPLSEMKPYYKYTQEYAMYWLIGRVKNTPTEAVIVGSSLSNFISSDKLGEQSGLRVISLSKSAGRPNIYTLFLRESLKRNRLQTIYYELNFPHLHMEYEGDIPLYLYNSNPIDDVKYVFNKDVSKMSAFILINCLGDQIQPGNDKRDKIPAKTVFEVDRSQSTSIYSALAVARSIYVRHGKVADKSSVIDYHTKAKKNVEKNIIPFLKENPEIKFVFIVPCISILNTYDLVREGTVDDYLAIHKDIMLNILKYDNAEIHMFSDLEGFVNDLDNYKDRVHYAPAGGDLICNGLKTGAYKVTPENIDERLRHLKSMAESFEIPFLKEGFTGDDVLEMQQQLIALGYNCQANKVYDGQTRDMVAEFQSDHRLEVTGIATAETRALLQGVTGGRFFERSNSRI is encoded by the coding sequence ATGAACGAAAAGAAATGGGTCGCTTTTGTTTTGGGGGCTACATCCGTATGCCTGTTGGTATTGATGACCATTAACATTATCGTTGATCCGTTTATGCAGTATCACTCACCGCTTTCGGAAATGAAGCCTTACTATAAATACACCCAGGAATACGCTATGTATTGGCTGATTGGCCGCGTTAAAAATACCCCTACTGAGGCAGTGATCGTCGGTTCGTCGTTATCGAACTTTATTTCCAGCGATAAACTAGGTGAACAGTCAGGACTCAGGGTTATATCATTAAGCAAATCAGCGGGCAGACCCAACATATATACCCTGTTTCTACGGGAATCACTGAAAAGGAACCGCCTGCAAACCATCTATTACGAGTTAAACTTTCCGCATTTGCACATGGAGTATGAAGGCGATATCCCATTATATCTCTATAACTCCAACCCAATCGATGATGTTAAATATGTTTTTAATAAAGACGTATCGAAAATGAGCGCTTTTATACTGATTAACTGCTTAGGCGATCAAATTCAGCCGGGAAATGATAAGCGGGATAAGATTCCCGCGAAAACAGTATTCGAGGTGGACAGGAGCCAGAGCACCAGCATATACAGTGCCCTGGCTGTTGCCCGCAGCATCTACGTCCGTCATGGTAAGGTGGCTGATAAGAGTTCTGTGATCGATTATCATACAAAAGCTAAAAAAAATGTTGAGAAAAATATTATTCCCTTTCTGAAAGAGAATCCTGAGATCAAATTTGTGTTTATTGTTCCCTGTATAAGTATTCTGAACACCTATGACCTGGTCCGTGAGGGTACGGTTGATGATTATTTGGCCATTCATAAAGATATCATGCTCAATATATTGAAATATGACAACGCTGAGATTCATATGTTCAGCGACCTGGAAGGCTTTGTTAACGACCTTGACAATTATAAGGATAGGGTACATTATGCACCGGCAGGCGGAGATTTGATATGTAATGGGCTTAAGACCGGAGCATATAAAGTCACCCCGGAAAACATTGATGAAAGATTGCGGCACTTGAAGTCGATGGCTGAATCCTTTGAAATACCCTTTTTAAAGGAAGGGTTTACCGGCGATGATGTCCTGGAAATGCAACAGCAGCTTATCGCACTGGGCTATAATTGCCAGGCAAATAAGGTTTATGACGGGCAAACCAGAGATATGGTGGCAGAGTTTCAGAGTGATCATAGGCTGGAAGTAACGGGCATCGCCACTGCGGAAACCCGGGCGCTCCTACAGGGGGTGACAGGGGGACGGTTTTTTGAAAGAAGCAATTCAAGGATTTAA